One window of the Cotesia glomerata isolate CgM1 linkage group LG10, MPM_Cglom_v2.3, whole genome shotgun sequence genome contains the following:
- the LOC123273117 gene encoding protein FAN-like isoform X2 — translation MDKERFSMLLLEPGEIFFQDYSVRMKLNQTSDGENYDWMDGRLKLCSKSLVFVNKDINEPLIKFQMKEIISIECVTDENNESGNVLTIACKQYAEMLRGNRLEPYKFIHKKVNFLLSFNYANPDDCLPHIMQLLRASTLPTAEQNAMIMTIVHSRQSRFNFDTSWLEDLYEQVVFEVQASKVLPLIINPGRVLLTNSRIYFQPYNNLDQGLEIKWTKLPENKVEYLFLSVKSQEDRDKLYENLLNQPDLELEIVPQNQMTIQWQNGALSNYEYLLYINSLADRTFHDLTQYPVMPWIIQDYSSPTIDFNDPKNYRDLTKPIGALEPSRLERLKERYDEMSGKKFLYGSHYSAPGFVLFYLVRKYPQYMLCLQNGRFDHPDRMFNNVADVWKNVLANMSDFKELVPEFYDPSNNGDFLVNNYGIDFGFRFDGTKVNDVLLPPWANGPGDFVKKLRDALESDWVSENLHHWIDLIFGYKQRGAEAEKSNNVFFHLCYEGAVDLDTIQDINDRHALEVQIMEFGQIPKQVFTLPHPKRLVNTINLSADLSLSRSVLTSESKEEANNLSLEQYIVFSSHKDVITNINFMGDSENIASVGQDGVLKIYSMSTKKLTRSISLSNLPLSSCIFYKTKNNQSILVVGSWDNTLIFYDVEFGKIIDVLMGHEDAVSSLELSPTKNIFISGSWDCTVKIWHSYESGTKIKPHECLIAQLDHDSKVTCLSISKDEKLLVSGTEDGEIFLWNMDTYNLHFMVKDHESKINAMTFDSECKNIISCASDKLINVFDIQTSTRIYSTSLDNEPMAFGWNGPLLLVGDDQGYLSFWDSHGASFRSKIQCHKGPLTAIIFTTDNKFVITGGNDKKIIVWNCHQ, via the exons ATGGACAAAGAAcg attttctaTGCTGCTGTTGGAGCcaggtgaaattttttttcaagattacAGTGTTCGaatgaaattaaatcaaaCATCAGATGGTGAAAATTATGATTGGATGGATGGACGATTAAAATTATGCTCGAAATCATTAGTATTTGTTAATAAAGATATTAATGAACcacttataaaatttcaaatgaaggaaattataTCAATTGAATGTGTCACAGATGAAAATAACGAATCAGg aaacGTACTGACTATCGCGTGTAAACAATATGCTGAAATGCTTAGAGGAAATCGCCTAGAaccatataaatttatacataaaaaagtaaactttttattatcatttaattatgcTAATCCAGACGATTGTCTTCCACATATCATGCAACTTTTACGAGCATCAACATTGCCTACGGCTGAACAAAACGCTATG ATAATGACTATCGTACATTCGAGACAGTCgagatttaattttgatacaTCTTGGCTTGAAGATTTATATGAACAAGTTGTATTCGAAGTACAAGCTAGTAAAGTATTACCTCTAATTATTAATCCTGGAAGagttttattaacaaattcaCGAATATATTTCCAGccatataataatttagatcAG ggcttagaaataaaatggaccaaacttcctgaaaataaagttgaatatttatttttatcagtaaaAAGTCAAGAGGATCGTGATAaactttatgaaaatttattaaatcagcCAGATCTTGAGCTTGAAATTGTGCCACAAAATCAAATGACAATACAATGGCAAAACGGAGCTTTATCTAATTATGAATACCTTTTATACATCAAtag TTTAGCTGATCGAACATTTCATGATTTAACACAATATCCTGTAATGCCATGGATTATACAGGATTATTCATCACCTACTATAGATTTCAATGatccaaaaaattatcgtGATTTAACCAAACCTATCGGTGCCTTAGAACCGAGTAGATTAGAACGATTAAAA GAAAGATATGACGAAATGTCTGGTAAAAAGTTTTTGTATGGATCTCACTACAGTGCACCTggatttgtattattttatctagtaaGGAAATATCCTCAATACATGTTATGTCTTCAAAACGGTAGATTTGATCATCCTGATCGAATGTTTAACAA TGTAGCGGACGTGTGGAAAAATGTATTGGCAAATATGTCTGACTTCAAAGAACTTGTCCCAGAATTTTATGATCCAAGTAATAATGGTGACTTTCTCGTCAATAATTATGGTATTGATTTTGGATTTCGTTTTGATGGGACCAAAGTTAACGATGTCTTGCTACCACCTTGGGCAAatg gaCCTGgtgattttgttaaaaaattaagagatGCTTTGGAAAGTGATTGGGTATCTGAAAATCTTCACCACtggattgatttaatttttggttaCAAACAAAGAGGCGCAGAAGCTGAAAAATCCAATAATG TATTCTTTCATCTGTGTTACGAAGGAGCTGTTGACTTGGATACCATTCAAGACATTAATGATCGTCATGCTTTAGAAGTCCAAATCATGGAATTTGGACAAATTCCTAAACAAGTTTTTACATTACCTCATCCAAAACGTCTTGTTAATACGATTAATTTATCAGCTGACTTATCATTAAGTCGATCGGTTTTGACgagtg aaagcAAAGAAGAAGCGAATAATTTATCTCTTGAGCAATATATTGTATTTTCGTCCCATAAAGATGTAATAactaacataaattttatgggTGATTCAGAAAATATTGCATCAGTTGGACAAGATGgcgtattaaaaatttactcaatgagtactaaaaaattaacacgaAGCATATCACTATCAAATTTACCTTTATCTtcatgtatattttataaaactaaaaataatcaaagcATCCTAGTTGTTGGATCATGGGATAATACATt gATATTTTATGATGTAGAGTTTGGTAAAATAATTGACGTTCTCATGGGACATGAAGATGCAGTATCATCATTAGAACTTAGTccgacaaaaaatattttcatctctGGATCTTGGGATTGTACTGTAAAAATATGGCACAGCTATGAATCTGGTACAAAAATTAAACCTCATGAGTGTTTAATTGCTCAACTTGATCACGACTCAAAAGTTACCTGTTTAAGTATTTCAAA aGATGAAAAATTGTTGGTATCAGGTACCGAAGatggtgaaatttttttatggaacATGGATActtataatttacattttatggTGAaag ACCACGAATCGAAAATCAATGCTATGACATTTGATTcagaatgtaaaaatattatctcATGTGCaagtgataaattaataaatgtatttgATATTCAAACGAGTACGAGAATATACAGTACGTCGTTAGATAATGAACCGATGGCTTTCGGTTGGAACGGTCCATTACTGTTAGTAGGTGATGATCAAGGCTATCTCTCGTTTTGGGATTCGCATGGAGCTTCGTTTAGATCCAAAATACAATGTCATAAAG gaccATTAACagcaataatatttacaacaGATAACAAATTTGTAATAACTGGCggtaatgacaaaaaaattattgtgtgGAATTGTCatcagtaa
- the LOC123273122 gene encoding centrosomal protein 20 produces MTTEKDLINAVRDSLEADGKLGCIKAEMRSEVLKLLDHSSKSSKTNKCEMPSDVLLLNELIREYFDWIGYKYTLDVFMSECDCKKQSLDRSLVAQSLGIEDNEGTKKLPLLFCLTETFKKLKNT; encoded by the exons ATGACTACGgaaaaagatttaataaatg CTGTACGAGATTCATTAGAAGCTGATGGAAAACTTGGATGTATTAAAGCTGAAATGCGAAGTGAAGTGCTTAAATTGTTGGACCATTCATCAAAGTCAAGCAAAACAAATAAGTGCGAAATGCCGAGTGACGTATTGCTACTAAACGAGCTGATCAGAGAATATTTTGATTGGATTGGTTACAAATATACTTTGGACGTTTTTATGTCtg aGTGTGATTGTAAAAAACAGTCATTAGACCGGTCTCTAGTAGCACAAAGTCTGGGTATAGAAGACAATGAAGGAACAAAAAAGCTGCCACTACTTTTTTGTCTGActgaaacatttaaaaaacttaaaaatacttga
- the LOC123273120 gene encoding mitochondrial uncoupling protein Bmcp, protein MGENKPVGIKPFIYGGLASIIAELGTFPLDTTKTRLQVQGQKLDKTHANLKYSGMVDALLQMIKYEGFKSLYCGISSAILRQSTYGTIKFGTYYSLKQIAVEKWGTEQLVLINVICAAIAGSISSAIANPTDVVKVRMQVNGNQGNLSLYGCFHQVYRHEGVRGLWRGVGPTSQRAAIIAAVELPIYDLTKFFLIPHIGDSVSNHFLSSFTASTASAIASTPIDVIRTRLMNQKRLHKTNGTFSPHIYKGSIDCFIKTSKNEGFLALYKGFVPTFLRMGPWNIIFFITYEQLKKLPLF, encoded by the exons ATGGGTGAAAATAAACCAGTTGGAATAAAACCTTTTATTTACGGAGGTTTAGCTTCAATTATTGCAGAATtag gtaCATTTCCATTAGATACAACTAAAACGCGATTACAAGTTCAAGGtcaaaaattagataaaacACATGCTAATTTAAAGTATTCTGGTATGGTTGATGCATTATTGCAAATGATCAAATATGAAGGATTTAAATCTCTATATTGTGG GATCAGTTCTGCTATTTTGAGGCAATCAACGTATGGAACAATAAAATTCGGAACGTATTATTCACTTAAGCAAATAGCAGTAGAAAAATGGGGAACTGAACAATTAGTATTGATAAATGTTATTTGTGCAGCAATAGCGGGATCTATATCCAGTGCTATTGCTAATCCAACAGATGTGGTGAAAGTTCGTATGCAAGTCAATGGTAATCAAGGAAATCTATCTTTATATGGTTGCTTCCATCAAGTATATAGACATGAAGGTGTTCGCGGTTTATGGAGG gGGGTTGGACCTACTTCTCAAAGAGCAGCAATTATTGCGGCAGTGGAGCTGCCCATTTATGatttaacgaaattttttttgatacctCATATTGGAGACAGTGTCAGTAATCATTTTCTTTCAAGCTTTACAGCTAGTACAGCAAGTGCGATTGCTTCGACACCTATTGATGTTATACGa aCACGATTAATGAATCAAAAACGTTTGCATAAAACCAATGGGACGTTTTCACCCCATATATATAAAGGCAGTATAGATTGTTTTATAaag acAAGTAAAAATGAAGGTTTTTTAGCATTGTACAAAGGTTTTGTGCCAACATTTCTGCGTATGGGCCCATGGAATATTATATTCTTTATAACTTAtgaacagttaaaaaaattacctctcttttaa
- the LOC123273117 gene encoding protein FAN-like isoform X1 has product MDKERFSMLLLEPGEIFFQDYSVRMKLNQTSDGENYDWMDGRLKLCSKSLVFVNKDINEPLIKFQMKEIISIECVTDENNESGNVLTIACKQYAEMLRGNRLEPYKFIHKKVNFLLSFNYANPDDCLPHIMQLLRASTLPTAEQNAMIMTIVHSRQSRFNFDTSWLEDLYEQVVFEVQASKVLPLIINPGRVLLTNSRIYFQPYNNLDQHPVLKINLKNVKNIIKRRFLLRPIGLEIKWTKLPENKVEYLFLSVKSQEDRDKLYENLLNQPDLELEIVPQNQMTIQWQNGALSNYEYLLYINSLADRTFHDLTQYPVMPWIIQDYSSPTIDFNDPKNYRDLTKPIGALEPSRLERLKERYDEMSGKKFLYGSHYSAPGFVLFYLVRKYPQYMLCLQNGRFDHPDRMFNNVADVWKNVLANMSDFKELVPEFYDPSNNGDFLVNNYGIDFGFRFDGTKVNDVLLPPWANGPGDFVKKLRDALESDWVSENLHHWIDLIFGYKQRGAEAEKSNNVFFHLCYEGAVDLDTIQDINDRHALEVQIMEFGQIPKQVFTLPHPKRLVNTINLSADLSLSRSVLTSESKEEANNLSLEQYIVFSSHKDVITNINFMGDSENIASVGQDGVLKIYSMSTKKLTRSISLSNLPLSSCIFYKTKNNQSILVVGSWDNTLIFYDVEFGKIIDVLMGHEDAVSSLELSPTKNIFISGSWDCTVKIWHSYESGTKIKPHECLIAQLDHDSKVTCLSISKDEKLLVSGTEDGEIFLWNMDTYNLHFMVKDHESKINAMTFDSECKNIISCASDKLINVFDIQTSTRIYSTSLDNEPMAFGWNGPLLLVGDDQGYLSFWDSHGASFRSKIQCHKGPLTAIIFTTDNKFVITGGNDKKIIVWNCHQ; this is encoded by the exons ATGGACAAAGAAcg attttctaTGCTGCTGTTGGAGCcaggtgaaattttttttcaagattacAGTGTTCGaatgaaattaaatcaaaCATCAGATGGTGAAAATTATGATTGGATGGATGGACGATTAAAATTATGCTCGAAATCATTAGTATTTGTTAATAAAGATATTAATGAACcacttataaaatttcaaatgaaggaaattataTCAATTGAATGTGTCACAGATGAAAATAACGAATCAGg aaacGTACTGACTATCGCGTGTAAACAATATGCTGAAATGCTTAGAGGAAATCGCCTAGAaccatataaatttatacataaaaaagtaaactttttattatcatttaattatgcTAATCCAGACGATTGTCTTCCACATATCATGCAACTTTTACGAGCATCAACATTGCCTACGGCTGAACAAAACGCTATG ATAATGACTATCGTACATTCGAGACAGTCgagatttaattttgatacaTCTTGGCTTGAAGATTTATATGAACAAGTTGTATTCGAAGTACAAGCTAGTAAAGTATTACCTCTAATTATTAATCCTGGAAGagttttattaacaaattcaCGAATATATTTCCAGccatataataatttagatcAG catccagttttaaaaataaatttaaaaaatgttaagaatattataaaaagaagATTTTTATTACGTCCAATT ggcttagaaataaaatggaccaaacttcctgaaaataaagttgaatatttatttttatcagtaaaAAGTCAAGAGGATCGTGATAaactttatgaaaatttattaaatcagcCAGATCTTGAGCTTGAAATTGTGCCACAAAATCAAATGACAATACAATGGCAAAACGGAGCTTTATCTAATTATGAATACCTTTTATACATCAAtag TTTAGCTGATCGAACATTTCATGATTTAACACAATATCCTGTAATGCCATGGATTATACAGGATTATTCATCACCTACTATAGATTTCAATGatccaaaaaattatcgtGATTTAACCAAACCTATCGGTGCCTTAGAACCGAGTAGATTAGAACGATTAAAA GAAAGATATGACGAAATGTCTGGTAAAAAGTTTTTGTATGGATCTCACTACAGTGCACCTggatttgtattattttatctagtaaGGAAATATCCTCAATACATGTTATGTCTTCAAAACGGTAGATTTGATCATCCTGATCGAATGTTTAACAA TGTAGCGGACGTGTGGAAAAATGTATTGGCAAATATGTCTGACTTCAAAGAACTTGTCCCAGAATTTTATGATCCAAGTAATAATGGTGACTTTCTCGTCAATAATTATGGTATTGATTTTGGATTTCGTTTTGATGGGACCAAAGTTAACGATGTCTTGCTACCACCTTGGGCAAatg gaCCTGgtgattttgttaaaaaattaagagatGCTTTGGAAAGTGATTGGGTATCTGAAAATCTTCACCACtggattgatttaatttttggttaCAAACAAAGAGGCGCAGAAGCTGAAAAATCCAATAATG TATTCTTTCATCTGTGTTACGAAGGAGCTGTTGACTTGGATACCATTCAAGACATTAATGATCGTCATGCTTTAGAAGTCCAAATCATGGAATTTGGACAAATTCCTAAACAAGTTTTTACATTACCTCATCCAAAACGTCTTGTTAATACGATTAATTTATCAGCTGACTTATCATTAAGTCGATCGGTTTTGACgagtg aaagcAAAGAAGAAGCGAATAATTTATCTCTTGAGCAATATATTGTATTTTCGTCCCATAAAGATGTAATAactaacataaattttatgggTGATTCAGAAAATATTGCATCAGTTGGACAAGATGgcgtattaaaaatttactcaatgagtactaaaaaattaacacgaAGCATATCACTATCAAATTTACCTTTATCTtcatgtatattttataaaactaaaaataatcaaagcATCCTAGTTGTTGGATCATGGGATAATACATt gATATTTTATGATGTAGAGTTTGGTAAAATAATTGACGTTCTCATGGGACATGAAGATGCAGTATCATCATTAGAACTTAGTccgacaaaaaatattttcatctctGGATCTTGGGATTGTACTGTAAAAATATGGCACAGCTATGAATCTGGTACAAAAATTAAACCTCATGAGTGTTTAATTGCTCAACTTGATCACGACTCAAAAGTTACCTGTTTAAGTATTTCAAA aGATGAAAAATTGTTGGTATCAGGTACCGAAGatggtgaaatttttttatggaacATGGATActtataatttacattttatggTGAaag ACCACGAATCGAAAATCAATGCTATGACATTTGATTcagaatgtaaaaatattatctcATGTGCaagtgataaattaataaatgtatttgATATTCAAACGAGTACGAGAATATACAGTACGTCGTTAGATAATGAACCGATGGCTTTCGGTTGGAACGGTCCATTACTGTTAGTAGGTGATGATCAAGGCTATCTCTCGTTTTGGGATTCGCATGGAGCTTCGTTTAGATCCAAAATACAATGTCATAAAG gaccATTAACagcaataatatttacaacaGATAACAAATTTGTAATAACTGGCggtaatgacaaaaaaattattgtgtgGAATTGTCatcagtaa